The following coding sequences are from one Canis lupus baileyi chromosome 19, mCanLup2.hap1, whole genome shotgun sequence window:
- the PPP4R2 gene encoding serine/threonine-protein phosphatase 4 regulatory subunit 2 isoform X4, with the protein MVVSCVYPSSEKNNSNSLNRMNGVMFPGNSPSYTERSNINGPGTPRPLNRPKVSLSVPMTTNGLPESTDSKESNLQQNEDKSHSDSATSESEGSSVSPIKNKHPDEDAVEAEGHEVKRLRFDKESEVRETASQTSSSEIASVMVEETEASSSSQDKDKESSCTRQHCTEEDEEEEEEEEEESFMTSREMIPERKNQEKESDDALTVNEETSEENNQMEESDLTQAEKDLHSEGSENTGPVSSGSDCHETEELGSNSSKTGEILSESSMENDDEATEVTDEPMEQD; encoded by the exons GAAAAACAATTCCAATAGTTTAAATCGAATGAATGGTGTTATGTTTCCTGGAAATTCACCAAGTTACACTGAACG GTCTAATATAAATGGACCTGGAACACCCAGGCCACTTAATCGACCAAAGGTTTCTTTGTCAGTCCCCATGACAACAAATGGCTTGCCTGAGAGCACAGACAGCAAAGAGTCAAACTTACAGCAAAATGAGGACAAAAGTCACAG tGACTCTGCGACATCTGAATCCGAAGGTTCCTCAGTGAGccctataaaaaataaacatccagATGAAGATGCTGTGGAGGCCGAGGGGCATGAGGTAAAAAGACTCAGGTTTGACAAAGAAAGTGAAGTCAGAGAGACAGCCAGTCAAACATCTTCCAGTGAAATTGCTTCAGTTATGGTAGAAGAAACAGaagcatcatcatcatctcagGATAAAGACAAGGAAAGTAGTTGTACCAGACAGCACTGTACAGAAgaggatgaagaagaggaagaagaggaagaagaag agTCTTTTATGACATCAAGAGAAATGAtcccagaaagaaaaaatcaagaaaaagaatctGATGATGCCTTAACTGTGAATGAAGAGACTTCtgaggaaaataatcaaatggaggAATCTGATCTGACTCAAGCTGAGAAAGATTTACATTCTGAAGGTAGTGAAAATACAGGCCCTGTAAGTAGTGGTTCTGATTGCCATGAGACAGAAGAATTAGGATCCAACTCCAGTAAAACTGGAGAGATTCTCTCAGAGTCATCCATGGAAAATGACGACGAAGCCACAGAAGTCACAGATGAACCAATGGAACAAGACTAA